The Micropterus dolomieu isolate WLL.071019.BEF.003 ecotype Adirondacks linkage group LG11, ASM2129224v1, whole genome shotgun sequence genomic interval TGCAGGAGGCTGCTCGGTCAGCACCATCAGACCTCAAGTGAAGGGAGCTAACATGGGCCCGtctcaattaaaaaaaaaaaaaacttgatgtGCTAGTAGTTTTTCACTggtttatccatccatccataacTCAGACTGCCAAAGCTTCATTTTAGTTTCTGTTAAACTTTAGAAGTAAGTTTTTGGATGTGGATTTTGTCAAAGACCCGTCAGCCAATCGGTGTACATATAGGCATGTGAGCACTGTTGAACCCTCGTTTTTTAATGTATGAATTAATTGAACTttgccaaaataaaatataactgaAATGTTACTTTCATGTTTGCAAAAGTGTTGAGAAACAACTTCACCGACACAGTAAACCACCTTTCGATGCGAACATCGAGCCAGtagcttttctgtttttgttgctaATAGAATTCCCGAGTTATCAGAATAACCTTTTGTCCTTTGGCTGAAATCTCATATTTTGTGCTAGTGTTTGTCGAGAAACAATTGGCGGTGCAGACGTCTGTGAGAGGTCACCCTTTAGGTGGGGGAAAATATTGGTGTGCAGATAAGTCGAGCCTTCCTGTCAGATACAGAACCACGATCACTTCAACAAGCCACGCAATGTCTGCCGAGAGCAAATACTGTCCGAACACAGCGGTGTACTGGTGAGATGTGTGATTTAGATACAGGAAGTCGATCTGAACGCAGAGTGCAGGGGcgactgagtggcagaaagttTGATTAGAAATGAAGAGACGGAGCTGTGAGGTGGAGAGAGTGCACGAGGATCGCCCAGAGCTCAGCTTTTAATCACACACATTGATTGTGAAATGTTCTGCAACCTTCGGGTCGATTATGTAACGAGCACACTTTACCTGACGGTGATGTAACGGCTTTATTTCATATCCTAATGGTCTGTCTTAAACTCCAACACACTGGCCTTCCTCAGTCACGCCCCTCCTGTCGGACAGAAACCTCTTCATTTTAGACTAATTCTCAAATTCTTTAACTGTCATTGATCGGCTCCTGGAGTCATCGAACGTTGGATACAGGATCACGGAAACATCCTGTTAGAAAATTAGACAGTACAAGGTTTTCACTTCACTCTCCTTTGTTTTTATCTTCGCTGCTCATCTTTCCTTTAAACCCCCTCCACAGGTGAACGTCTACGTCCTGGGCAGAACCTTCCTCGTGCTGGCCAGAGAACTGTGCATCAACGCCCCGGCTATAGGTACAGACTTCACTTACCTTTACACCGTTCTGCTGGGTTTCGCCACACTCTGCTGAATTCAGCTCTCTAAATTGTGAATCAGCTGTTGTCTTTTATGTAGCTTACAGATTATTCCTGATCAATTTACCAATTATTAAGTAATCGTTTAGTCTATATATCACCAGAAAATGGTGACAAATGAATTCAAGATAACGCCTTCAAACATCTTGTCCGTGTTGAAGTGTTGAATTTACaatgtcaaacatttaaaaagctgaGAGTCTTCACATATTTGGCATACTGgcttgataaattacttaaagATAGTCCAGGGATTTGATATTGCATTTATGATAATATTGAGACCGATATTAAAAAGGAGTAGTTATGTAGATGACAAGAGGCTGTCTTAACCATATCCAAGCCTTCCTGCCACAGCAGACGCACCCTCACTCCCCCTCCACACAGTATTGTAGCACACTGCACAAAATATTAGGGAACCTGAAATGCAGGTTCTTCTCTCTTCAAGCAGAGCTGTTCTGTCCAACACAAGTTCCTTTACTAACATTAATGTGTAGCCTAAGCGTGCACCGTGCAGCTGATTCTCTGTATTTAAAGGAGATTTAAATGCTTGTGACTTTAAAAAGAGGCTGTTGCTTAAGGGGCCCCATGACTCCTTTGGCCCCTGTACTGTACTGGATGCCCACTGAATAATCCATCCACTGCTGCAAGGACCTTTTAATAAAACCAAGGTGTAGTTCTGACTGTAGTACCCAGAGGGCGCTGCAGTCCCTTTAATCCCCTCTCCCTCACCCAGAAACCATAATGACGTGACATCTCCAGCTTCAACCACATTATAACCTTTATGTTCATCAGGTGTGTAAGCATTCTTGTACAGAACACATCTGGTCATCTTTAACAGCATCAAGCtgttaaactgtatttttacaaaagACACGATGTTTCTGAGGCCGTCCTCTGAAGTGCAAAACAACTGAGAAGATCTctacttttttttgcatttagaATTACAACACTACATAAAGTTTACTCCTCATGTAATATTGCTGCTTGGACTATAGTAACAACATCTTATATAGACTTGCAATTACAGAATTTGAAGCAGCCCTACTTGTTCCAGTTCAGCTTGATTACATAACCACAAATCACTGTATGAATGTTGTTTCTACAGCAGCCGCAGGCGTCGGAGCAAATAACGTTAACCCggaacttaaattaaaaaaataacattaaattaaataggaTAAAACAGCTCCTTGGCTTTTAAAATAGTCTCTCAAAGAACTAACCAGGCCGTTTAGTGTGACGTTAGTCGAGTGTCTTTAATGCTACATTACTTCAAAGGCTGGGAGGCGAGGGTCGTTTTCCATCAGCGGTCCAGAGCAGCTTATGCGTAGAACACAAGCTCGGGGATCTGTCCTCCCTGTACTCCAGTCCCGTTGGTGCTGTCGGAGGAGCACTGAAATTGAAATGTCACCTTCCCACACTGCACCTCTGTCATGCCCTCCTGGCCAAAATAGCTCAGTTCGTTCCCGTCCAGCACGGCGCTCACGGTGTAGAACGCATCCTGCTCCACCTGAACAGGATGCTCGAACCACACCGGAAACGTACTGCTCGACCCGTCCGACACAAACTTTGTCAGGGTCTGCGCCAGGGTCACCCCCTGTCTCTTCAGTTCGATTTTGACGCTGTACTCGGCTTTGCCGCCGCTCGACCCGTACAGCCCCAGACCTGCGATAAAGATCCTCTTGTCCACCGCGAACTGGATGCTGTCACACCGGCCGCGGTAGCGCCACTGATTGCTCCGGTAGGCCGAGGACTGGAAGCGGTGGCACCTCTGAGGCACCAAACCCTTTCTCGCCGTCAGAGGGAAGTCCAGTTTGGGCTTTTTAGCAGCAGTGTACCACAGGAACACGTTGTGCGTCTCCTCCAGTGTCAGGATATCACATTGCGCCGCCCCGTTGGCGAACTCCTCCAGGCTCATGGTGGGGATGCGCACTAAGAACAACGCCTTGCCAAGGACTTCTCTTTTGTTGCGGGTGGTGGGCCCCAAACCTTGTCTCTTGCACTCCGCCGTGGCCCAGTTCATAACCGCCTCAAACACCACCACCTCCTTGGTGTTGAGCGTCTCCCGCCGCAGGATGATCTCCAGCGTCTGCAGGTCGATCTCGCAGAAGCCCTCGGAGCACAGCGAGAGCTCGGCCTGAGCGTCGATCACCTCCCAGCAGCGCTGCGTCAGCTCGGGCTCCTCGAACAGGCGGCTCTGGGAGAGCAGCACGCAGGCGTTCTTGGCCTCCAGGCTCGTTTCCAGGAAGGTGACGCAGGCCTTGGCCAGGGCGGGAACAATGTACTTCTTGGCAGCGTACAGGGTGGCCAGCACCGTGTCGGCCTCCAGGTCGATCTCATCGCTGTACATGTACCTGGGAGAAGGAAAGCGGGCTGTCAATCACTATACGGGTGCAGAAATGTAACGTAcaactatttaaaataaaacgtGGCACTAGGAACGTTAGGACCATGGTAACTGACTTTAAAAGTGCTTAtttcttcttgtttgtttgctttttttcttcccAAAGAGGGTTGCATGACAACTTAACACATCCTACCCTTTACAGAAGAGGTCTACGGTGCTGGCTTACCCAATGCTACTGAACGAGCAACAAAGGCAGGTTATTTATAACTACGAGTCTTTATATATTCCCCTCTAAGAAACTGTCAGGCTGTCGATGAGGGAAAAGGAAAAGCGCACTGAGAAAACCAGCAATTACAGAGCACTGTGCGGCTGCCACTTCTCTCTGGCGCTCCCAGCATTTTGGCGTTCGCCTCTGCTTAGCGTTGGATGAGTAATAATATGCTTTGAAGTGACACTGACTGCGCTTGTCATCTCTCCTGCTGGTTGTGCTTCGTGAGGGCATGGTGAGTGGCTTACTTCAGCAGAATTAGAAAAGCAGCAGGTTCCACATCTGGAATATGGATCTCAGACTCCTCCTCCGCCAGATCGCCGTAAAACATGGCACAGAAGACGGAGCTTCCCACGGCCAGCACGTActgggagggagggggggagcAGACAGATGCGTCAGACACATGCAAGTTCGATAAAGGAGCAGGAGTCACTCTTTTCACAGACACAACTCCCTCACTCTAACACACAGACTTGAACTCTCTGCTTTGCCCTTTAGAGTTTCTATTTTCTCACAGAAAGAAATCAAAACGGTGAAATGTCTTTACCTTGTGTGCTGGAACCTTCTGCGATGCCCCCAAGGGCCCCACGATGAAGTGGACATCAGCCATCAGCTCGTTGTTAAACATCAAGGCATTCCTAAAAGCAGAGCACGTTTCATGAATAAGCCTCCATCAAGTATTGTATAACACCAAGTCCTCCCACACTCGCTTTGCCTGGAGACACTGGTTATTGTCATGGATGTGGGGAGGATTCAGCCGCAGAAAGGTTGCAACTAATGACTGTTTGCATTATTGACGACTCTGCTgatcattttcttgattaatcatttggcCTGTAAACTTTGCAGTGTGAGAAATGTCATTGCAATTTTCCAGAGCCCATGGtgaccttttttaaatgtcttgtgtGTTCTCCCAATATCAGTGGAAAACCCAAATATATCCAATGTACCGCCATGAAAGACTAagaaaacccaaatatatttaatttactttcaTAAAAGACTGACACTTCAGTTGGAGGAACCAGTGGCCATTTTTGCTTAAAACCTTCCCTttaatgattaatcaataatccCAGAAGTTGCCTATGAATCGACTTTACTGCTGCAGCTTTAACGCAGCAGAGCACGCACACTTAAATATATGCTCTGgtgcacattttaaatattagaTGGTAATACAATAAGGAAGTAGATGCTGCGGGAATAGTTTTCTCCAAAATAAAACGCTGTGCTGACTGGTGAGCGAGTTGTGACCTTACTGCACACCGGGagctctttccttttttttaaaatttttttttcacattaacGCACGGAGCCCGAGCGGCTCTGATGTCCTGCCGTTTAATCCAGAATGACCGTGGATGCACTTCCCGGCTGTGACAGTTACCTCTCTCTCAGCGTGGGGTGGCTGCACTGCCAGCTGGGTGGATctacgttgttgttgttgatgttctGCTGGGTGGTCGGGGTGGTCGccgcgctgctgctgctgctggcctgGCTCACCTGCAACTCCTTGGTCTTCTCGGTGTCCGCCACCGTGGTGCCGCTGGACAGGTTGGTGTTGGCGGCGGGGTACAACTCCGCAGCcatcttctgctgctgctgctgcttcttcgtCAGGGACAGAGTCAGGATCTCATAACATACCGGCAGCCTGCCCGGGAGCTTACCGACCTTCTTGGACTTTTTCAGCGTTTCTGGAAGTAGGAGCAGATAAGTCAAACACCTCATGATCCGGCCATGATGGAGCGACTTGCAGTCTGCCGTTGGCATCGGCACAAGCAACCGATCTTCTCCGTGTTTAGTATCCGGGGAACGGAATCACGACCGGGGTCTGGATGACTGGCtggacggggggggggggggggggggggggagattcTGCCTGTTATGCGTAAAGTCCGGCTCCTACCGCGCCGCTTTAAAACGGCTTCCACAGCGAAGTTTACGCGTCAACATGTGAATATCCGTCCGGTGCACGGGGCGGTCCGCTTCCTCCTCCGCGTCCAACCACAAGCACTTTAACTGCGAGTCCCCGCGGTCAGCTCATCCTCTCCGGCCGGAGAAACGTCCGCGGAGCGTCGCTTGTTTTCGCTTTTCCAGCGAGTGGGTAATCCTGCTGCCGGGATCAGGTCcttactgttttttcttttttttttattcccacCCCGCCTCTGCCGCTAATCCTCTGAGGTTTGTCCCTCTTTCTCCGAACCGGCCGTGGACCCAGACAAAACCAGCTGTGGTGTTCCGCTGCAGCCGCACGCATCCGAGGTAAACACTCAAATGACGGGAGTTTTTAAGGTCTGCTTGGTTGtttctgatatttttttttttttttctcctcctcctcgtcgtgATCTCTTCGGACGCCCAGGGTTCGCTGCGGACCAATCAGATTAACGCGCTGCGCTGACGTCAGGAGAGCCTGAGCGCCTCCCTCAGCTGCTCTGCAGAGTGCGTCACAGCTCCGCCTCTGTCCGCTGCTCAGACCCGGTCctgagataaaaataaaattaaaaagaaggTCGGTTAAATATGACCCTCCAGCCCGGCGGAGTAATGAGGCCAGATCACCCCGAAACATAAAACAGGCTGCAGCCTGGCTCTgctccatgtgtgtgtgtgtgcgctgtggTTTTATGTCATTAAAATTTATGTCAACTCTCATTCTCTATATTAATAACAAGGTGGGGACAAAATGATAATATCTAATGAGCATATAAAGATTTGACCTtataaaaaagaagagaagaatcTGCGTTTCATAAAATATAATTCATGAGTTTAGTGTTTGGCTGTTTTTATTACATCACATTTAGTCATgtggcttttatccaaagcgacttacatttaaggaacaacatacaagcatctacagagcatcaactacagcaCCAGATCtgcaactgacaatacatactggTAAGAGCTAATGGCTcgtatcgcatcaatggggtgaATACCTGGGGGGAAGAAGTAAGGGTTAATACAAGAGAAATGTAatgggatagaagaagagcacaggaagtgcatgttagggcCCACAGGTGTTATGACAGAAAGTGTTGTCTGAAGATGAGACAGGACCTTTAagatttaattcattatttcCAACAGGAATAGTTGTGCTGTACAAAGTGGGAAAGAGTTGAAATTGCAAAAATCAAATGTCAATTAACAGATATGTCCAAAATATACTAAACCTGTAAACAAGGTTAAAGGTGAGATTGCTTCTGGGTGAGTTTCATATAGATATGTATAGAAACTGTAGCGTCTAAAATGAGCATAAAGTTGAATCGACGCCtcactaaaatattaaaataaataaataaaatgttgttgttaaaCACTGGTATACTATCCTGAAGTGGTAAATATAGTGGTGGATAAACACAACCCTGCAGTGTGCATGTGATCTCTACGCATCAAGCTAACGCACATGTAGGAGTACAAGCAAAAATCAATACATTACAACTTTTCAACCACTGTAAAACCCTGGAACAGCTTATTGTGATGGTACCCAACTGCCTCTGATGTATCTTGTTCCTGGGGATAACTGGCCAAACAAACAACGTGGCATCACGTCAAACTGCTTCAGATAACCTGCAGTGATCTAAGTCAgtggttttcaaagtgggaggcTCCGTGAATGGAAGTGCGAAAATATGACAAGTTATTAAAAGGTCACATAGATTAGCCAACATGTGCGTGTGATTCGGtcaaagagagagagttagTTTTTGGGAAGTTTACTGTCTTTGTCAGAGTCAGAAACTTGTTTTGTATTTGGTCTAACCTTAAGTTATGTCGAACAGCAATATCGGCCATCTTTGCTcgattgttgggtttctgtctGATAATGGGAACCTCCTGCCATAAACTACTCGACTCCACTGTTTACtaaaagaagtgtgattgtatagaagtctgtgagaaaatgtttctacttgtcagctgatttattccctcagtaaacactttcctgatgagtttctggtctcagtcgctagtttcaagtcttcttcaacacagcatgatgttcatttagtaaattatggtcccatttagaggaacagagaccaggaagcaggggaggctttagggcggggctacaagctgattgacaagttgccACCACTAATccctcctcagctccacccTTTTGTCCAAAAATTGTCACTTTTGTTTGGCGCAAACAGAGATGGCgaccaaaatgccaaactacaggcttcaaaacggcggtCCGCAAACCATCCGACGTCAcggtggctacgtccacttcgtTTATACAGTCTACGGGGAAACTAAGCTttgtctgagcggaggcccaaCAGTcccagactttgaaaacccctgctctAAAACATCAGTATCCATCAGGTTTGGATGAGTGAGGGCTTCTTGCAAGAGCTGACAGTTTGACAGTCATACCAAGAGAAGTCCATCAGAGAACATGAAACCCCGAGACCAATTTAAACACCCACAGTAACAAAATAGACCAGAATGCATTGCAGCTCCAAGTCAGGTTGGGGTTTTGAGGGAGGGGCGCAGCTTCCCCCACAGGTGACATGATAACACTTTAATGCTGTTCATGCATCCCTGCTCCTGCCTTTGATTGAAAGGAGCACGTTCGCCACCCTTCTCTGGGGGTGGTCCAAGTAGGCGAAGCGGGTTGAGGGGAAAGTGGGTACAGGAGAAAAAGTAAACTACAGCGCTCCATCCCAGAATGACTCCTGGGCTGTTTGAGCATCACAGATTGATTATGTTTGACGGTGAAAGAGGACTAGAGGTGAATTTCTTTTTCCTTAAACagcctcttttttttctatGGAGCTCTGGCCTGGCCCAGCGTTTACCGGCACTCCAGTGAAAGTTGGAGCAGCAATGGCGAGCTCTGCAGACGTATCATTACAtggtgtgttgggggggggaaATCAGCCTGGATCTTATTACCATCTGGCTCTACCAGCTTTCCACTGGACTGCTCTTTAAACACAGCCACTGACTTCAAAGATATTCGACTCCACTGTCATAGCCGGGGCATGAAACCCAGCTTTTTGTCTCCcggctgcagtggaaagaggATTCCTTCTAATTTTAGTATTAAATTAGATTTCTTAGCAGGGTAAAATCATTTTTAGAACGCAAATGTCTAAAGGCAAACTGGCCACCTGCCAGGCTGTTTCATGGAAAAAGCCGGCGGATCTGATAGCTTTTCTCTCTTCGGCtgaatttaaagtatttttctaTGAAGTTTATGATGAGCTACACAGTGCAAGTTTCTCAGACATTTGAGAATCAAAATAGTTGAGAAGTGAGTGTTTGATTGGAAGGTTGCCCGTTCAGATCCTTTCACCAGCTGCTGAAATCTGGACGGAGACACTGAATGAGAACCAGGCTGCTTGGAGCCAAATGCTAATCCTCAAGTTCTCCAGTGGAGCTAATTAGCAGTCAGCAGTAGGACACTCGTTTTACTGGGAAGCTCACAGGTGCTAGGAAGTTTAAATCTGTGTGAATTCAAAGCAGGATTTTTGGGTCTAAACCAGAGTGGAAAAAATGACTCTTTGCATGTGGTTTGTTTATTGCTCAGACGTTGGCCAATCAGGACTTGTAAACAAAAGTCACATGGTCATACAAGCAGGCTGTTCACTGGTTAAAGTGAATTGGCTAAAGAATTTTGGCAGCAGGATCTTAGGGGCCGAACACATCTGATATCGGCTGAATATGATCATTACAGGACACTTGGAGCCATAAACTGTGTGCTGCGCTGCAGCCGCTTCAGATTACACACGAGGTAGATCGAATCATTTTTACAGCACAAGGTTGGATAAGATGTAGTTTGATTTAATGCtactcaaaaaaacaaaagctataTACAGAGCgtgtatatacagtagatgAGTGAATGTGATAAGTAAAAGATTTTACATGGTGGAGCGCAGAGGAGGCGGCAACTGGACCGTGTCTGAAATGATATCCTTAAGTTTGCTTTATAGTGAGCAGCAAAATGAAGACTTCAGAATTAACATCCACTTACAGATCATTAACATGTTCTATCACCACTGACACGAGGTTTGTACCATTGTGATAAGTGAATAGATTTACACACTCACAATTCAGATACGCAAATACAATGGCTGAGGCTAAATATATTGCATTACATAGCAAATAAGTAATAGGAAGTGATTTTGGACGTAGCCCTAATAATTCAGGCAGCTCGGTAACGTTATTTGATTCAGTCTAAGATGAGGATGCATAAGTTTGGTTTTTTTAATGTGGTATTTTGGtaacagaaatatttaaattttattagtgctgggcaacgattaaaatatTGAAT includes:
- the LOC123978973 gene encoding BTB/POZ domain-containing protein 6-B-like yields the protein MPTADCKSLHHGRIMRCLTYLLLLPETLKKSKKVGKLPGRLPVCYEILTLSLTKKQQQQQKMAAELYPAANTNLSSGTTVADTEKTKELQVSQASSSSSAATTPTTQQNINNNNVDPPSWQCSHPTLRERNALMFNNELMADVHFIVGPLGASQKVPAHKYVLAVGSSVFCAMFYGDLAEEESEIHIPDVEPAAFLILLKYMYSDEIDLEADTVLATLYAAKKYIVPALAKACVTFLETSLEAKNACVLLSQSRLFEEPELTQRCWEVIDAQAELSLCSEGFCEIDLQTLEIILRRETLNTKEVVVFEAVMNWATAECKRQGLGPTTRNKREVLGKALFLVRIPTMSLEEFANGAAQCDILTLEETHNVFLWYTAAKKPKLDFPLTARKGLVPQRCHRFQSSAYRSNQWRYRGRCDSIQFAVDKRIFIAGLGLYGSSGGKAEYSVKIELKRQGVTLAQTLTKFVSDGSSSTFPVWFEHPVQVEQDAFYTVSAVLDGNELSYFGQEGMTEVQCGKVTFQFQCSSDSTNGTGVQGGQIPELVFYA